The segment TATATACCTTGATgactttattaatatttttcctgGTCTATTTCATTTTACGTGCTAACTTTGTTGTGTGCAAGATGGTCAGGATTTAGTTCCATGAGACGAAAAGAAGTTGCTATCATGGGCATCATGGACCTTGTCAGATATTTGATGGTCAGCTCCCAATGTAGTGCTTAACTAGATGGTTTTAGGGATAGTAGAGGTTTAGTTCTGTCATCAAAACCTGATTCTGAAGTGGATATTGCTAATTAGCTAGCAGTCATATAAATTTCTGTAAACTGCCACTTCTGAATGTATTGATATTTAATGGTTACTGCTTCTTTGAGTTTATATTTTCCGTTGATCACATCATACTGCATTTTGTAATGGTTCGTTGATATGGGTGGTCGGATCTCTGCTACTACTTACATGCAGGCCTCCTCATTGCATGCATCACCCCGCATAATGTTCTTTGCCTGTGGCCCCCTGTTTGCTTTCTGTGATTTTTTCCCGTCCCCGTGTGTGCTCCTTTGGGATAGGTGGCTGTGGGGGCTAGTTTCGTTTTCCACCTCGCAATgcttcaatagtttttttaattgatatggtTCTCTGACTGATGGTGTTCTCGAGTATGCCATGGGCATGGAACGTTCTTGATGATTTCTGCTAGATTGAAGGGATGTTTAGATttattgatgtcttttttttctttttctttttctattggaATTTGCCTTCTTCAAACTGGTTATGGTATTTTGGAGAATGGCTGAATGAATTAACAAAAATACCCCTGAACCATGGCTGAAAGAATTAGCTTCCCTTGACCTcactaacaattaaaaagaaaaaagaacaaaaaaaaccatggttGAAAGATCATAATAAATTAGATGTCTTGGATTTAAGGGTATATATGTAATTCTaccatgtataaaaaataaaaatatttttaccttgaactctttattttcttacatttagatgtactttgattattttattgtttataaatatgttGAATTGATCAAAACGTCTTTATTaaggtaattaaattttcatgtgaagaacaaaaatcactagttgtgaatagaaaaatatgaggctacagtaaattaaattttcatgtgaagaacaaaaatcactagttgtgaatagaaaaatatgagGCTACAGTAAATCAATCATGAAATttagtatatttgttatttcaaattcattaaatgaattttagtactgttggtgttggtgtttaattttataaatatttatttttgttactgtataattaaataaaaaaaattattaaataaaataaggttaTTAAACTAAGTTGAGTTTATAATCGGATCGTGGATTTGATAGATTAATATgagttgttttaatatattatcttcttaataaaaaaaaatgttattttaattttttaaaaattaaaaaagtcaaactatcaatcattcaaattattttttttatgtgcttagacttttaattttatcaaattttttaaaaaatttatcaaattaatccaGCTATATATAACAACTCCCGGTACAACCttttagtccttcaattcttttttatatatataaaaaaattaattctaccaACAACATAATACAGTTAGTAATCTAGTTCACACTATTACACTGTAGGgttcatattaattaattttcttataatctTTTTTCTCGAATCCAATGGCTTTTTAAACTTTCTCCAATGCGAATACTAAGTAGGTCCGTTCGCGTTGAAATCACAATGAGACAGTGATTTTGAGTGACAATATTCAATTCCATTACAAAGTTCCTTGACAATTCTTTCTCTTACAAGATTGTAGAGTAGATAAACCAAAACATTTACAGGTTTTTTCTTTAGTATTTCCTCCCTGATTGAGAGTTGTATGAAAGAGTCATGTGATTGTCGCGTGACTATAATTGGTCCTCCATAAAGCTTATTTACTTTTATCTTATTAAGGTTAATCATCATGGTCGAGATTGGACGTCACATGGTTAGTATTCTTCACCATAACAAATGGAGAATGGTGGATCGTCACGAAGAATTCTTGAAGGCTGTCCGTCCGCTTAGCTTATCCTCCGAGGtcgaatatatataattaataactattattgcataaaatgatattactattatatttaagggaaatacaaagatttaaaaaattcaactgaaatcaagaattttttttccattaatggATGGATACGAGGGTACTCATATTAAATTCCCCAAATTTTATAACTTTAGGATCGAATTTATAAAATCATGTCCACAAGTTTAATTTCTGATTTCATACAAAGACAAGTCACAAATGGGTGTACgataataattttagattgtatatatatatatatatataaatgtaagGACCAGTCAAACATGTCTTATAGCCTAGTGTGCAAGACATTGTCACGCTATTGGCGAGGCCTCGAGTTCGAACCCTACGGTTTTGCGTTTTGAGTCCTTTTCCTTTCCATTTTCATCTTCTCGTCTGCTTCATCGTCATCATCAAGCTTCAAGCCATGGACGATCAAGTAGATCCATCTTCTCCTTCTCGCACAAAGGtatcaatcaatcattttacTAAGAATCAATGATTTCTCGTTTGATTGTTTAGGATTGTGTTGAATGGATAGTTCAGATCTGAAAGTAATAATTCTTAACAAAAAGTGAACTGACTGCAGCTTAAGTTCAAGCCTAAACTTCCGCGTAGACAGAGAAGACCCTCCGTCCCCAAAACGTAATTCCGCTTCTATTCTCCGTACAGTATTTGattgaaatcttcttcttctctttgtcATAAAAGGTtagattaattttagttttcatgTGTGGTGTTGGATGTGGAAAATGCAGTGAAGAGATCAATGATGACAGGAGGAGAAACGAGGATGAAGAAGCTGCCCAGGCTCAGATGCTCATCCACAAATTCAATGTATGTGTGCAGATCATGTGCTGTGTTCTCTCTTTGCTTCAACCCAAATATGGTGTTTGGGTTTTTCATCTTGGCCTTATCATCTACCATTTCTTTCATTTGCCCTATAGAATTGCAGCGTCTTTagtcaactttcttatttttatttaaccattgCGACCCACCCAAAAgacaaaagattaattaattattccttCATGCGCCTTAATTTTTACGAAAATCACAATCCGAAACCGGACCCACCCCGTTCATTCAACCATTCGGATCTTTCGGCATGGTCGTGCCTTGTGACTAGTCAGTCAGTCATGTACACAGCAGCCATCCTTGTTGCTCTTCTTCTAACTATGTGAAGCAATTACTGTGTAATCAATTTAGTAGTAGCAGTCGTCGTAGGAGTCTAAGAAAAATAACCTATTTCTAACCAATCCACAAAAATCCCAGGACAGCCtgcatttgtttttgctttcaaaaattgtttttgaaattttttttcttcaaattattattttttatttattttatatcgttttgatgtattcatataaaaataatttttttaaaaataaaaacaatattattttaatacattcttaataaaaaacactttaaacgaTCGCTTTCACAATTCCAAATACTACCTTGTTATTCTGTGCATTTCCCCCGTGGACTAATTTTATGCAGTATCCTAAGCTTAATAAATGCTACAGTCTAATAtggcaatttatttatttatgttcttagcTCAACTGTGATTTGCTTGTGCAGGAAAATCTCAGAAGACAAGTCCCTAAAGAAAAGAAACGTAATCTCTCTTTAGCTTGGACATTCTATTATGTCTTATCATTTGCGTTTCATCTTTCTTctgttttgtttatgttaacTAAGTTTGCTTGCATGGACTAAGCTTCATTGTCCAACGTCATGTTGATTTGGCTAAAGCCCTTTCCGTTGGGAATTCAGTCAGCAACTGGAATATGTTAGCAGCAATATGTGTCTCATGGGATTTAGGGCACCGTGCTTCTAATTAGTGTTCTCTCTCAGTCCATTTAGCTTGCTTCCTTGCATACTAAGCTTTAAGATgctaaaattttatgatatcgGTGCCTATATTCAGAAAAATTAGTGCTGCTTGTAATGATTGAGTCTGCAACCTTGTGGTTGCAAGCTTTAGGCTATACCATCTCAATAAGCATTGACCCCTAATTGTTCGTGATTCTATATGCTTCACAATTTCTGATTAGAAACTCAAGAAcagttaaatgaaaataatttgtgtTCTGTTACTCGATAGCTTTTGTTGACGGTTTAACCATCCTTGTAATAATTGGAATAAGATACAATGCTTGAGATGGGCCAGATTTCCCAGTCAAATCTGCACTACTAGATGAATAATTTTGGGAtgggttaatttaaaatattgttacTGTGATATCAATCATCGTTATCCACTCATGTTTGAAGTTCACACCTGCAGCTCAAGTGCAAGTTGCTTTCGGGCCAGGTGCCCCGTCACCACCTCTTTTGATAAGGAAATATAATGTTCCTGTGCATGAGAACACTGGTAGCAGCTGGTCAGGGACAGAAGACACCAGGGATGATGATGGGAAAATTTTTGTGCCTCCTTCAGCTGCCAGAGTAGATGGGGCTGTCAATCCGTTATCCCTGAAAGGGAAGAGACGATATAAAGAACCTTGGGTAAGGGTTCTATCAGTCCCTCTCTCTTTCAGTCTCTCTTCCATCGCATGGATACTAAGATCTGGTTTTTGTGATGCTGTTGCAGGATTACCACCATATCTATTATCCAAATACTCTTCCTTTGAGGCCGCCTTACTCTGGTGACCCTAGTAAGTTTTTAGATGCATCTAGAAGAGAACAATATATTCTTAGCATGGTTGCTGAAAGCACTTTTGAACCGAATTTCTCTGTTTCCATTTCCCTGAAGttctaaaataataaacttCCTTGATGTTGTTGTTTTATGACACGTCATGTTAGActgttccattttctttttgccTAGCTTTAATTGCTAATATCAACATTTTGATATTGCTGGAACATTGTACCAGTGAAAATCTTTTTAATGTTAGGATCTCCTCAAAATTATGGTTAGAAAAAACAACGAGCTTAGTTCTCAAAACCCCAATTGGTTCTATCTCATGCAATTAATTAATGCCACGACTACTCACAAGAACTAGAGTTTTCATAAGTGCAGAGATAGCCCAAGAATTTTCTGTTGCCTTTTATCTTTAATGCCTTGTTGTTAGGTGTCATTCTGTAATGCTGAGCACAATATGCTTGTTTTTGCTTTTAGAGCTTCTTGACGAGGCTGAGTTTGGGGAGGAAGCAAGGAACTTGGAGTATGATGAGACTACTATTAATCCTGCTTCTGATCTTGGGCTGTTGGTTGGTGTTCGCATTTATATATTCCTTGCTTTGAAATTTTATCAGTTTTCATTTTTGTAACTAGCATCCTAGTTAAAATTAACTGGTGATTGGTGACAGGAGGAGTGTGACAATGAAAGGTTATTTTTCTTCCAAGTTCCTGAGAAGCTGCCCTTCTTGAAGCGATCAGCAAGtgcaaaaggaaaagagaaagctGATATGTCAATGCCATCAGAAAGCAAGAGTGCTGCTAGGAAGACCAGTTTTGAAGAATTGCCAAAGGGATATATGGGCAAAATGCTGGTTTACAGGAGTGGAGCGATCAAGCTTAAGCTTGGCGATGCACTATATGATGTAAGTCATGTTACACATTCTCTTTGCACATGTACATGCAAGTGCATTCTCGCAAACAGACTTATTTGGCTACTCGTTACATAAAGATAATGAATGGACTTAAGTTATCTTGCATTGTCTCTGTTCACCTGGTTTTTGAGACCTCAAATCAGATAGATTCTATAGGACATTAGGACCTCATACTAGATTTGCATCACAAATTTACAATCCTGAAAAGAGTTTTAAGTCAACTACTCCCAGTGTTCGTCAATATACTTGAAGGAAATCTATTTTCATCGTTTATTGAAGTtgcatattttgaatttaatgctCTTACTGGTTATAACTTATCAATTAGGTGGCAGGTTTAGGTTCTTATTGTATCAGCCAGATTTGGCACAGTTCTCCATTTCTTATTGTAGCGGCCAAATTTGGCTCAGTTCCTGCTGGAATCCTGCTTTAAGAatcagaaatgtttttttttttttaattcgtgaaactggttatttttttcataaataaatgtGTGAATTCTCAATTCTTTATGCATGTCATTTCATGAAGTGAAAAGGCATTGTGCATCCTTTATCCTCAAACTAACAGGGATAGATTTCCATTACCATCTATAATTACGAGTTTCTGCTCAAGACATTCAAAAGAGCGACCACTTTATCATAGGTCTTAAAGGAAAGCGGAATACTacatttatcttttgttttcgtTACACTCGATTCACTGCTCTTAATGGGCACCGCAGAAGATGTTGATGCCTCTGCTCTAAATTAGAAACTGCATCAAACCAtgtgtttttctctttgttctcagttttaacattagatttactATGTGCAGGTTTCACCAGGCTCAGAGTGTACATTTGCTCAAGATGTTATGGCGATCAACACTGCAGGTAAAGATTGCTGCGCTATTGGAGAGCTTGGGAAACGTGCTGTTGTAACTCCTGATATTGAATTTAACTTGAACTCTGTGATCAACTTGGACTAGAATGCAAATAATAGACGCATTAGCTGTAGGAATGGTACATACAGCACGGTAGAGAAATATGGCAGACCTAGCAGCAGTATGTGTATAAGAAGTAAGGAATTAGGGTTAGGGTCTTTCTGACTGGGTAGCAAATGAATCGATCTTGGGCGTTTGCAGGATGTCTTTCTTGACCTTTATGTCCTTCATACATTCTTAAGgtcaatagaaaaaattatcccTTTTGCATAAGGATGGAATAATCCATGTTGAATGCATTGTGTGTTCATGTTGCCTCCGGTTCAGCACAGAAATTGCATGGTCTTCTTCTATATCCAAAGGCAAGTTGCCAGCGGTATCCAAAATAACCTGCACAAAGAACCAAGTGGTCATTTTGAAGTAGAACCCTAGGGTAAATTCACAAGTGTTTGATCACATAAAGTTAAAACTTTGGGAACAAATAAGTTTGTCCAACAAGGAGGAAAGACGAGGTAAACAGGCACCTCGGGCAAGTAGGCATTCTTCATCCTTCTGTGAAGATCTAGGTTTAGGTTTGGAATTCTTGTACGGTCGGTCTGTTGCAATGTATAAAACCTTTGAACACCCATTTCCCATCACTGGACACAGACTCTTGCTGGTATGTTATCTAAAAGAATCATGCAATTGGGTGATTTATAACAGTAAAGCAAATAttctttcttcacttttttttctcctgctcTTTGCAACAGCAATCTCCAGCTCGCATGGCCTTGGCTTCATGGTTTATCATGTTAGCCCTACTATGTTCACGTAGTTCCATCTAAGTAGCGTCAGTTTAGCAACTGCCTTGACGAAGTTTGGTATCCTTCCTCTCCAAGATGCAGATATTTCTCGTATTTCTTCCTTGAAGATACGATCGTCATCCACCGTTTACCCCATGGAAACCAGTCCTCCGCTGCAGGAGTGATTTGGTTGAGCTGTTCGTGCCAAATATGATCTCCAAATCATGTCATCCCGCCAGCGGAAATAATTTACAGACATGTATAGAGAGACACCAATAATGAAAACACAAACGTCGATTCGATGAAACATGAATCTGGCAACGCCAACCCACTTGACAAGCTATGGTTGCTTAACAAAACCAGCTTTAAGTTTCACAAATCCAAAATATATGCACATGACCTGCCAAGAGGATTCAAGTCTACT is part of the Populus nigra chromosome 8, ddPopNigr1.1, whole genome shotgun sequence genome and harbors:
- the LOC133701785 gene encoding DNA-directed RNA polymerase III subunit rpc4-like, giving the protein MDDQVDPSSPSRTKLKFKPKLPRRQRRPSVPKTEEINDDRRRNEDEEAAQAQMLIHKFNENLRRQVPKEKKPQVQVAFGPGAPSPPLLIRKYNVPVHENTGSSWSGTEDTRDDDGKIFVPPSAARVDGAVNPLSLKGKRRYKEPWDYHHIYYPNTLPLRPPYSGDPKLLDEAEFGEEARNLEYDETTINPASDLGLLEECDNERLFFFQVPEKLPFLKRSASAKGKEKADMSMPSESKSAARKTSFEELPKGYMGKMLVYRSGAIKLKLGDALYDVSPGSECTFAQDVMAINTAGKDCCAIGELGKRAVVTPDIEFNLNSVINLD